A genome region from Gopherus flavomarginatus isolate rGopFla2 chromosome 9, rGopFla2.mat.asm, whole genome shotgun sequence includes the following:
- the RAB11A gene encoding ras-related protein Rab-11A, with amino-acid sequence MGTRDDEYDYLFKVVLIGDSGVGKSNLLSRFTRNEFNLESKSTIGVEFATRSIQVDGKTIKAQIWDTAGQERYRAITSAYYRGAVGALLVYDIAKHLTYENVERWLKELRDHADSNIVIMLVGNKSDLRHLRAVPTDEARAFAEKNGLSFIETSALDSTNVEAAFQTILTEIYRIVSQKQMSDRRENDMSPSNNVVPIHVPPTTENKPKMQCCQNI; translated from the exons TTGTACTTATTGGAGACTCTGGTGTGGGCAAAAGTAACCTCCTTTCTCGATTCACTCGCAATGAGTTTAACTTGGAAAGCAAAAGCACTATTGGAGTGGAATTTGCGACAAGAAGCATTCAAGTTGATGGCAAGACAATAAAGGCGCAGATATGGGACACAGCAGGACAAGAACGATACCGAGCTATAACATCAGC GTACTACCGTGGGGCTGTTGGGGCTTTGTTGGTTTATGACATTGCCAAGCACCTTACCTATGAAAACGTGGAGCGATGGCTGAAAGAACTGAGAGATCACGCTGACAGTAACATTGTCATTATGCTGGTGGGTAATAAGAGTGATTTGCGTCATCTGCGCGCAGTCCCTACAGATGAGGCCAGAGCTTTTGCAG AAAAGAATGGCTTGTCATTTATCGAGACATCTGCTTTAGACTCTACGAATGTGGAAGCTGCTTTCCAGACTATTCTGACAG AGATCTATCGTATTGTTTCTCAAAAGCAAATGTCAGACAGACGTGAAAATGATATGTCTCCAAGCAACAATGTGGTTCCCATCCATGTCCCACCAACCACTGAAAACAAACCAAAGATGCAGTGCTGTCAGAATATATAA